One part of the Arabidopsis thaliana chromosome 1 sequence genome encodes these proteins:
- a CDS encoding transcriptional regulator EFH1-like protein (unknown protein; FUNCTIONS IN: molecular_function unknown; INVOLVED IN: biological_process unknown; LOCATED IN: endomembrane system; EXPRESSED IN: synergid; Has 30201 Blast hits to 17322 proteins in 780 species: Archae - 12; Bacteria - 1396; Metazoa - 17338; Fungi - 3422; Plants - 5037; Viruses - 0; Other Eukaryotes - 2996 (source: NCBI BLink).) — translation MLLTFFIYNECLLLIKYIFIVLSKQQQEPLDDSHGYLQQSDQQDLLNPNMLNCYQEPDVSTIQQQQQLNLPGPLEQSDLQRLLNPNMMYSEPDFSTSQQQQLLCNSAGYLQESDHQGLLNPNMLNSFYEPDVSAMLQQPPPLYDSHGYLQQSDQQDLMNQNMMNSFQGANVSTTQQQQLLCNSHGHVQGNLSNIQSDQQYLSNQNATDLFQEPNNSTMIDIGQQIEEGNNGYAHQPLIDPFELPNHHQEQFPSVPISQNYPSYPVYQHGPVGSHFNMYGQQPPPLVLTNREEEHLPPRNVTDLAR, via the exons ATGTTACttacatttttcatatataatgaATGTTTACtattgattaaatatatttttattgttttatctaAGCAACAACAAGAACCACTGGATGATTCACATGGATATTTACAACAATCTGATCAACAAGATTTATTAAATCCAAACATGCTGAATTGTTATCAAGAGCCAGACGTGTCTACAATA cagcagcaacaacaactcaaTTTACCTGGACCTTTAGAACAATCTGATCTACAACGTTTATTAAATCCAAATATGATGTATTCTGAGCCAGATTTTTCTACATCG caacaacaacaattacTATGCAATTCAGCTGGATATTTGCAAGAATCTGATCACCAAGGTTTATTAAATCCAAACATGCTGAATTCTTTTTATGAACCTGATGTTTCTGCAATG CTGCAGCAACCACCACCATTATACGATTCACATGGATATTTACAACAATCAGATCAACAAGATttaatgaatcaaaacatgatgAATTCTTTTCAAGGGGCAAATGTTTCTACAACG caacaacaacaattgtTGTGCAACTCACATGGGCATGTACAAGGAAACTTATCAAACATACAATCAGATCAGCAATACTTATCGAATCAAAATGCGACGGATTTATTTCAAGAACCAAATAATTCTACAAtg ATAGATATTGGTCAACAGATCGAGGAAGGAAACAATGGATATGCACATCAACCATTGATTGATCCTTTTGAGTtaccaaatcatcatcagGAGCAGTTTCCGTCAGTACCTAT ATCACAAAATTACCCGTCATATCCGGTATACCAACATGGTCCAGTTGGTTCACATTTCAATATGTACGGCCAACAACCACCTCCGCTAGTTTTAActaacagagaagaagaacatctCCCACCACGGAATGTTACAGACTTGGCCAGGTAA
- a CDS encoding transcriptional regulator EFH1-like protein (unknown protein; FUNCTIONS IN: molecular_function unknown; INVOLVED IN: biological_process unknown; EXPRESSED IN: synergid; Has 361 Blast hits to 329 proteins in 55 species: Archae - 0; Bacteria - 0; Metazoa - 28; Fungi - 32; Plants - 48; Viruses - 0; Other Eukaryotes - 253 (source: NCBI BLink).) translates to MDLVDDMLPFTPSWFPPSPEPFPSIMELLQDPMTAEIENFDGIFSSPAISEAIPSTNTQPSVFPCPESSTIPQISPDMQQQEPLDDSHGYLQQSDQQDLLNPNMLNCYQEPDVSTIQQQQLNLPGPLEQSDLQRLLNPNMMYSEPDFSTSLQQPPPLYDSHGYLQQSDQQDLMNQNMMNSFQGANVSTTQQQQLLCNSHGHVQGNLSNIQSDQQYLSNQNATDLFQEPNNSTMIDIGQQIEEGNNGYAHQPLIDPFELPNHHQEQFPSVPISQNYPSYPVYQHGPVGSHFNMYGQQPPPLVLTNREEEHLPPRNVTDLAR, encoded by the exons ATGGATCTCGTTGATGATATGTTGCCATTTACTCCTTCGTGGTTCCCCCCATCACCAGAACCATTTCCTTCAATAATG GAGCTTCTACAAGATCCTATGACGGCAGAGATTGAGAACTTTGATGGAATATTCTCTAGTCCTGCAATAAGCGAGGCGATTCCCTCAACGAATACACAACCGAGTGTATTCCCATGTCCAGAGTCATCAACAATACCTCAAATTTCACCTGACATG CAACAACAAGAACCACTGGATGATTCACATGGATATTTACAACAATCTGATCAACAAGATTTATTAAATCCAAACATGCTGAATTGTTATCAAGAGCCAGACGTGTCTACAATA cagcaacaacaactcaaTTTACCTGGACCTTTAGAACAATCTGATCTACAACGTTTATTAAATCCAAATATGATGTATTCTGAGCCAGATTTTTCTACATCG CTGCAGCAACCACCACCATTATACGATTCACATGGATATTTACAACAATCAGATCAACAAGATttaatgaatcaaaacatgatgAATTCTTTTCAAGGGGCAAATGTTTCTACAACG caacaacaacaattgtTGTGCAACTCACATGGGCATGTACAAGGAAACTTATCAAACATACAATCAGATCAGCAATACTTATCGAATCAAAATGCGACGGATTTATTTCAAGAACCAAATAATTCTACAAtg ATAGATATTGGTCAACAGATCGAGGAAGGAAACAATGGATATGCACATCAACCATTGATTGATCCTTTTGAGTtaccaaatcatcatcagGAGCAGTTTCCGTCAGTACCTAT ATCACAAAATTACCCGTCATATCCGGTATACCAACATGGTCCAGTTGGTTCACATTTCAATATGTACGGCCAACAACCACCTCCGCTAGTTTTAActaacagagaagaagaacatctCCCACCACGGAATGTTACAGACTTGGCCAGGTAA
- a CDS encoding GDSL-like Lipase/Acylhydrolase superfamily protein (GDSL-like Lipase/Acylhydrolase superfamily protein; FUNCTIONS IN: lipase activity, hydrolase activity, acting on ester bonds, carboxylesterase activity; INVOLVED IN: glycerol biosynthetic process, lipid metabolic process; LOCATED IN: endomembrane system; CONTAINS InterPro DOMAIN/s: Lipase, GDSL (InterPro:IPR001087); BEST Arabidopsis thaliana protein match is: GDSL-like Lipase/Acylhydrolase superfamily protein (TAIR:AT1G28670.1); Has 3448 Blast hits to 3401 proteins in 207 species: Archae - 0; Bacteria - 321; Metazoa - 0; Fungi - 6; Plants - 3118; Viruses - 0; Other Eukaryotes - 3 (source: NCBI BLink).), whose product MASSLEKLISSFLLVLYSTTIIVASSESRCRRFKSIISFGDSIADTGNYLHLSDVNHLPQSAFLPYGESFFHPPSGRYSDGRLIIDFIAEFLGLPYVPSYFGSQNVSFDQGINFAVYGATALDRVFLVGKGIESDFTNVSLSVQLNIFKQILPNLCTSSSHCREMLGDSLILMGEIGVNDYNYPFFEGKSINEIKQLVPLVIKAISSAIVDLIDLGGKTFLVPGNFPLGCYPAYLTLFQTAAEEDHDPFTGCIPRLNEFGEYHNEQLKTELKRLQELYDHVNIIYADYYNSLFRLYQEPVKYGFKNRPLAACCGVGGQYNFTIGKECGHRGVSCCQNPSEYVNWDGYHLTEATHQKMAQVILNGTYASPAFDWSCSGSESVDKEYSFSS is encoded by the exons ATGGCTTCTTCACTGGAGAAGCTTATTTCAAGCTTTCTACTTGTCTTGTACTCCACCACCATCATTGTTGCTTCATCAGAATCTCGATGTAGGCGTTTTAAATCGATCATCAGCTTTGGTGATTCCATCGCCGACACCGGAAATTATCTCCATCTCTCTGATGTTAACCACCTTCCTCAATCCGCCTTTCTTCCTTATGGCGAAAGCTTCTTCCATCCTCCCTCCGGCCGTTACTCGGACGGCCGTCTCATCATCGACTTTATAG CTGAATTCTTGGGACTACCGTACGTACCATCTTATTTTGGATCCCAAAACGTGAGCTTTGATCAAGGTATCAATTTCGCGGTGTATGGTGCAACTGCATTGGATCGTGTGTTTCTTGTGGGAAAAGGAATTGAATCTGATTTCACCAATGTTAGTTTAAGTGTTCAGCTTAACATCTTCAAACAGATTTTACCTAATCTTTGCACCTCGTCTTCTC ATTGCAGAGAGATGCTTGGAGACTCGCTGATACTTATGGGTGAGATTGGAGTAAATGACTATAATTACCCTTTCTTTGAAGGCAAAAGTATCAATGAAATCAAACAGCTTGTTCCTCTAGTCATCAAAGCTATTTCTTCTGCTATTGTG gatttgattgatttagGGGGCAAAACGTTTCTGGTCCCTGGAAACTTCCCATTAGGATGCTATCCCGCGTATCTCACTCTATTTCAGACCGCGGCAGAAGAAGACCACGACCCTTTCACAGGTTGTATCCCACGGCTCAATGAATTCGGAGAGTACCACAACGAACAGCTCAAGACAGAACTCAAAAGACTCCAAGAACTATACGATCATGTCAATATCATTTACGCCGACTACTACAACTCTTTGTTCCGGTTATATCAAGAACCAGTCAAATATG ggtttaagaacAGACCTTTGGCTGCTTGTTGCGGAGTCGGAGGTCAATACAACTTCACTATTGGTAAAGAGTGTGGACACAGAGGAGTTAGCTGTTGTCAAAATCCTTCTGAATATGTGAATTGGGACGGTTATCATTTAACCGAGGCCACACACCAGAAGATGGCTCAAGTTATACTCAACGGTACCTATGCATCACCTGCTTTCGACTGGTCCTGCTCTGGCTCTGAATCAGTGGATAAAGAGTATTCTTTCAGCAGTTAA
- a CDS encoding GDSL-like Lipase/Acylhydrolase superfamily protein (GDSL-like Lipase/Acylhydrolase superfamily protein; FUNCTIONS IN: hydrolase activity, acting on ester bonds, carboxylesterase activity; INVOLVED IN: lipid metabolic process; LOCATED IN: endomembrane system; EXPRESSED IN: stem; CONTAINS InterPro DOMAIN/s: Lipase, GDSL (InterPro:IPR001087); BEST Arabidopsis thaliana protein match is: GDSL-like Lipase/Acylhydrolase superfamily protein (TAIR:AT1G28670.1); Has 3414 Blast hits to 3364 proteins in 185 species: Archae - 0; Bacteria - 266; Metazoa - 0; Fungi - 2; Plants - 3141; Viruses - 0; Other Eukaryotes - 5 (source: NCBI BLink).), with product MTTTLLMASLIVSFLLILYYTTIVVASSESRCRRYKSIISFGDSIADTGNYVHLSNVNNLPQAAFLPYGESFFHPPSGRYSDGRLVIDFIAEFLGLPYVPPYFGSQNVSFNQGINFAVYGATALDRAFLVKQGIKSDFTNISLSVQLNTFKQILPNLCASSTRDCREMLGDSLILMGEIGGNDYNYPFFEGKSINEIKELVPLIIKAISSAIVDLIDLGGKTFLVPGNFPIGCSTAYLTLFQTATVEHDPFTGCIPWLNKFGEHHNEQLKIELKQLQKLYPHVNIIYADYYNSLYGLFQEPAKYGFKNRPLAACCGVGGQYNFTIGKECGENGVSYCQNPSEYVNWDGYHLTEATYQKMAQGLLNGRYTTPAFDWSCLGSYDFSG from the exons ATGACGACGACTCTCCTCATGGCTTCGCTCATCGTAAGCTTTCTACTTATCTTATACTACACCACAATAGTCGTTGCCTCATCAGAATCTCGGTGTCGGCGTTACAAATCAATCATCAGCTTCGGTGATTCCATTGCGGACACCGGAAATTATGTTCATCTCTCCAACGTCAATAATCTTCCTCAAGCCGCATTTCTTCCTTACGGCGAAAGCTTCTTCCATCCTCCCTCCGGCCGTTACTCGGACGGCCGTCTCGTTATAGATTTCATCG CCGAATTCTTGGGACTACCGTACGTTCCGCCTTACTTCGGATCCCAAAACGTGAGCTTCAATCAAGGGATAAATTTTGCTGTGTATGGAGCAACCGCCTTGGATCGTGCCTTTCTTGTAAAACAAGGAATTAAATCTGACTTCACCAATATTAGTCTAAGTGTTCAGCTTAACACCTTCAAGCAGATTTTACCTAACCTTTGTGCCTCATCTACTCGTG ATTGCAGAGAGATGCTTGGAGACTCGCTGATACTCATGGGAGAGATTGGTGGAAACGACTATAATTACCCAttttttgaaggaaaaagTATCAATGAAATCAAAGAGCTTGTTCCTCTAATCATCAAAGCTATTTCTTCTGCTATTGTG gatttgattgatttgggAGGAAAAACATTCCTGGTACCCGGAAACTTCCCAATAGGATGTTCCACGGCATATCTTACTCTATTTCAGACCGCGACAGTAGAACACGACCCTTTTACAGGTTGTATCCCATGGCTTAACAAATTCGGAGAGCACCATAACGAACAACTTAAGATAGAACTCAAACAACTCCAAAAACTCTACCCTCATGTCAACATCATTTACGCCGACTACTACAACTCTTTGTACGGACTTTTTCAAGAACCAGCCAAATATG GTTTTAAGAACAGACCTTTGGCTGCTTGTTGTGGAGTCGGAGGTCAATACAACTTCACTATTGGTAAAGAGTGTGGAGAAAACGGAGTTAGCTATTGTCAAAATCCTTCTGAGTATGTGAATTGGGATGGTTATCATTTAACCGAAGCCACGTACCAGAAGATGGCTCAGGGTTTACTCAATGGTCGCTATACAACTCCTGCTTTCGACTGGTCCTGCCTTGGCTCTTATGATTTCAGTGGAtaa
- a CDS encoding GDSL-like Lipase/Acylhydrolase superfamily protein (GDSL-like Lipase/Acylhydrolase superfamily protein; FUNCTIONS IN: hydrolase activity, acting on ester bonds, carboxylesterase activity; INVOLVED IN: lipid metabolic process; LOCATED IN: endomembrane system; CONTAINS InterPro DOMAIN/s: Lipase, GDSL (InterPro:IPR001087); BEST Arabidopsis thaliana protein match is: GDSL-like Lipase/Acylhydrolase superfamily protein (TAIR:AT1G28670.1); Has 3386 Blast hits to 3342 proteins in 190 species: Archae - 0; Bacteria - 258; Metazoa - 0; Fungi - 2; Plants - 3114; Viruses - 0; Other Eukaryotes - 12 (source: NCBI BLink).), producing the protein MASSLKKLISSFLLVLYSTTIIVASSESRCRRFTSIISFGDSIADTGNILHLSDVNHLPQTAFFPYGESFFHPPSGRASDGRLIIDFIAEFLGLPYVPPYFGSQNVSFEQGINFAVYGATALDRAYFVAKGIESDFTNVSLGVQLDIFKQILPNLCASSSRDCREMLGDSLILMGEIGGNDFFYPSSEGKSINETKLQDLIIKAISSAIVDLIALGGKTFLVPGGFPAGCSAACLTQYQNATEEDYDPLTGCIPRLNELGEHDNEQLKTELKRLQKLYPDVNIIYADYHNSLYRFYQEPAKYGFKNKPLAACCGVGGKYNFTIGKECGYEGVSYCQNPSEYVNWDGYHLTEAAYQKMAEGILNGPYATPAFDWSCLGSGTVDT; encoded by the exons ATGGCTTCTTCACTGAAGAAGCTTATCTCAAGCTTTCTACTTGTCTTATACTCTACCACCATCATTGTTGCTTCATCAGAATCTCGATGTCGGCGCTTTACATCTATCATCAGCTTTGGTGATTCCATCGCAGACACCGGAAATATTCTCCATCTCTCCGACGTCAATCATCTTCCTCAAACCGCCTTTTTTCCTTATGGTGAAAGCTTCTTCCATCCTCCCTCTGGTCGTGCCTCTGATGGCCGTCTCATCATCGACTTCATCG CTGAATTCTTGGGACTACCGTATGTTCCACCTTACTTTGGATCCCAAAACGTTAGCTTTGAACAAGGGATCAATTTCGCGGTGTATGGAGCAACCGCATTGGACCGAGCGTATTTTGTGGCAAAAGGAATTGAATCTGATTTCACCAACGTTAGTTTAGGTGTTCAGCTTGACATCTTCAAGCAGATTTTGCCTAACCTTTGTGCCTCATCTTCTCGTG aTTGCAGAGAGATGCTTGGAGACTCGCTGATACTCATGGGAGAGATTGGAGGTAACGACTTTTTTTACCCATCCTCCGAAGGCAAAAGTATCAATGAAACCAAACTACAGGATTTGATCATCAAAGCTATTTCTTCTGCAATTGTG GATTTGATCGCTTTAGGGGGCAAAACATTTTTGGTACCCGGAGGCTTCCCAGCAGGATGTTCCGCAGCGTGTCTTACTCAATATCAGAACGCGACAGAAGAAGACTACGACCCCTTGACAGGTTGTATCCCACGGCTCAATGAACTTGGAGAGCACGACAACGAACAACTTAAGACAGAACTCAAACGACTCCAAAAACTCTATCCTGATGTCAACATCATTTACGCTGACTACCATAACTCCTTATACCGGTTTTATCAAGAACCAGCTAAATATG gGTTTAAGAACAAACCTTTAGCTGCTTGCTGTGGAGTCGGAGGTAAATACAACTTCACTATTGGTAAGGAGTGTGGATACGAAGGAGTTAGCTATTGTCAAAATCCTTCCGAGTATGTGAATTGGGATGGTTATCATTTAACCGAAGCCGCCTACCAGAAGATGGCTGAGGGTATACTCAACGGTCCCTATGCAACTCCTGCTTTCGACTGGTCCTGCCTTGGCTCTGGTACAGTGGATACATAA
- a CDS encoding GDSL-like Lipase/Acylhydrolase superfamily protein (GDSL-like Lipase/Acylhydrolase superfamily protein; FUNCTIONS IN: hydrolase activity, acting on ester bonds, carboxylesterase activity; INVOLVED IN: lipid metabolic process; LOCATED IN: endomembrane system; CONTAINS InterPro DOMAIN/s: Lipase, GDSL (InterPro:IPR001087); BEST Arabidopsis thaliana protein match is: GDSL-like Lipase/Acylhydrolase superfamily protein (TAIR:AT1G28670.1); Has 3327 Blast hits to 3283 proteins in 182 species: Archae - 0; Bacteria - 241; Metazoa - 0; Fungi - 2; Plants - 3080; Viruses - 0; Other Eukaryotes - 4 (source: NCBI BLink).), producing MASSLKKLISSFLLVLYSTTIIVASSESRCRRFTSIISFGDSIADTGNILHLSDVNHLPQTAFFPYGESFFHPPSGRASDGRLIIDFIAEFLGLPYVPPYFGSQNVSFEQGINFAVYGATALDRAYFVAKGIESDFTNVSLGVQLDIFKQILPNLCASSSRDCREMLGDSLILMGEIGGNDFFYPSSEGKSINETKLQDLIIKAISSAIDLIALGGKTFLVPGGFPAGCSAACLTQYQNATEEDYDPLTGCIPRLNELGEHDNEQLKTELKRLQKLYPDVNIIYADYHNSLYRFYQEPAKYGFKNKPLAACCGVGGKYNFTIGKECGYEGVSYCQNPSEYVNWDGYHLTEAAYQKMAEGILNGPYATPAFDWSCLGSGTVDT from the exons ATGGCTTCTTCACTGAAGAAGCTTATCTCAAGCTTTCTACTTGTCTTATACTCTACCACCATCATTGTTGCTTCATCAGAATCTCGATGTCGGCGCTTTACATCTATCATCAGCTTTGGTGATTCCATCGCAGACACCGGAAATATTCTCCATCTCTCCGACGTCAATCATCTTCCTCAAACCGCCTTTTTTCCTTATGGTGAAAGCTTCTTCCATCCTCCCTCTGGTCGTGCCTCTGATGGCCGTCTCATCATCGACTTCATCG CTGAATTCTTGGGACTACCGTATGTTCCACCTTACTTTGGATCCCAAAACGTTAGCTTTGAACAAGGGATCAATTTCGCGGTGTATGGAGCAACCGCATTGGACCGAGCGTATTTTGTGGCAAAAGGAATTGAATCTGATTTCACCAACGTTAGTTTAGGTGTTCAGCTTGACATCTTCAAGCAGATTTTGCCTAACCTTTGTGCCTCATCTTCTCGTG aTTGCAGAGAGATGCTTGGAGACTCGCTGATACTCATGGGAGAGATTGGAGGTAACGACTTTTTTTACCCATCCTCCGAAGGCAAAAGTATCAATGAAACCAAACTACAGGATTTGATCATCAAAGCTATTTCTTCTGCAATT GATTTGATCGCTTTAGGGGGCAAAACATTTTTGGTACCCGGAGGCTTCCCAGCAGGATGTTCCGCAGCGTGTCTTACTCAATATCAGAACGCGACAGAAGAAGACTACGACCCCTTGACAGGTTGTATCCCACGGCTCAATGAACTTGGAGAGCACGACAACGAACAACTTAAGACAGAACTCAAACGACTCCAAAAACTCTATCCTGATGTCAACATCATTTACGCTGACTACCATAACTCCTTATACCGGTTTTATCAAGAACCAGCTAAATATG gGTTTAAGAACAAACCTTTAGCTGCTTGCTGTGGAGTCGGAGGTAAATACAACTTCACTATTGGTAAGGAGTGTGGATACGAAGGAGTTAGCTATTGTCAAAATCCTTCCGAGTATGTGAATTGGGATGGTTATCATTTAACCGAAGCCGCCTACCAGAAGATGGCTGAGGGTATACTCAACGGTCCCTATGCAACTCCTGCTTTCGACTGGTCCTGCCTTGGCTCTGGTACAGTGGATACATAA
- the ARAB-1 gene encoding GDSL-like Lipase/Acylhydrolase superfamily protein (ARAB-1; FUNCTIONS IN: hydrolase activity, acting on ester bonds, carboxylesterase activity; INVOLVED IN: glycerol biosynthetic process, lipid metabolic process; LOCATED IN: endomembrane system; CONTAINS InterPro DOMAIN/s: Lipase, GDSL (InterPro:IPR001087); BEST Arabidopsis thaliana protein match is: GDSL-like Lipase/Acylhydrolase superfamily protein (TAIR:AT1G28660.1); Has 3359 Blast hits to 3311 proteins in 183 species: Archae - 0; Bacteria - 261; Metazoa - 0; Fungi - 0; Plants - 3095; Viruses - 0; Other Eukaryotes - 3 (source: NCBI BLink).): protein MASSLKKLISSFLLVLYSTTIIVASSESRCRRFKSIISFGDSIADTGNYLHLSDVNHLPQSAFLPYGESFFHPPSGRASNGRLIIDFIAEFLGLPYVPPYFGSQNVSFEQGINFAVYGATALDRAFLLGKGIESDFTNVSLSVQLDTFKQILPNLCASSTRDCKEMLGDSLILMGEIGGNDYNYPFFEGKSINEIKELVPLIVKAISSAIVDLIDLGGKTFLVPGGFPTGCSAAYLTLFQTVAEKDQDPLTGCYPLLNEFGEHHNEQLKTELKRLQKFYPHVNIIYADYHNSLYRFYQEPAKYGFKNKPLAACCGVGGKYNFTIGKECGYEGVNYCQNPSEYVNWDGYHLTEAAYQKMTEGILNGPYATPAFDWSCLGSGTVDT from the exons ATGGCTTCTTCACTGAAGAAGCTTATCTCAAGCTTTCTACTTGTCTTATACTCCACCACCATCATTGTTGCTTCATCAGAATCTCGATGTAGGCGTTTTAAATCGATCATCAGCTTTGGTGATTCCATCGCAGACACCGGAAATTATCTCCATCTCTCTGATGTCAATCACCTTCCTCAATCCGCCTTTCTTCCTTATGGCGAAAGCTTCTTCCATCCTCCCTCCGGTCGTGCCTCTAATGGCCGTCTCATCATCGACTTCATTG CCGAATTCTTGGGACTACCATACGTACCGCCTTACTTTGGATCCCAAAACGTTAGCTTCGAACAAGGGATCAATTTTGCGGTGTATGGAGCAACCGCATTGGACCGAGCGTTTCTTTTGGGAAAAGGAATTGAATCTGATTTCACCAATGTTAGTTTAAGTGTTCAGCTTGACACCTTCAAGCAGATTTTGCCTAACTTATGCGCCTCGTCTACTCGTG ATTGCAAAGAGATGCTTGGAGACTCGCTGATACTCATGGGAGAGATTGGAGGAAACGACTATAATTACCCAttttttgaaggaaaaagTATCAATGAAATCAAAGAGCTTGTTCCTCTAATCGTCAAAGCTATTTCTTCTGCTATTGTG gatttgattgatttagGGGGCAAAACATTTTTGGTACCCGGAGGCTTCCCAACAGGATGTTCTGCGGCGTATCTTACTCTATTTCAGACCGTGGCAGAAAAAGACCAGGACCCTTTAACAGGTTGTTACCCATTGCTCAACGAATTTGGCGAGCACCACAACGAACAGCTAAAGACAGAACTCAAGCGACTCCAAAAATTCTATCCTCATGTCAACATCATTTACGCTGACTACCACAACTCCTTATACCGGTTTTATCAAGAACCAGCTAAATACG GGTTTAAGAACAAACCTTTAGCTGCTTGCTGTGGAGTCGGAGGTAAATACAACTTCACTATTGGTAAGGAGTGTGGATACGAAGGAGTTAACTATTGTCAAAATCCTTCTGAGTATGTGAACTGGGATGGTTATCATTTAACCGAAGCCGCCTACCAGAAGATGACTGAGGGTATACTCAACGGTCCCTATGCAACTCCTGCTTTCGACTGGTCCTGCCTTGGCTCTGGTACAGTGGATACATAA